A genomic segment from Corylus avellana chromosome ca5, CavTom2PMs-1.0 encodes:
- the LOC132180685 gene encoding probable trehalose-phosphate phosphatase J, with protein MGILQLPEQSLNPKPISKREFDDNGDASVVAYNEWLTMHQSALYTFEQMMKIAKKKQIVVFLDYDGTLSPIVNDPEKAFITDKMRSTIHEVAKCFPTAIVTGRARDKAVEFVKLKDLCYAGSHGMHISIPSGFLKSAKPEDQTHIADEQGFINFYAAKKFSYKLKKIKEKLLEKTKGIRGAIVEDNKFCISVHFRCVDDELVDNVKKIVDSVIESYPEFRAGEGKMVMEVRPNIEWNKGHALGYLLNTFGFDAHNDDVLPLYIGDDLTDEDAFKFIKKLGRGFSIVVSSMPKKTDASFSLRDTIEVMDFLTKLTGWRKSSSSD; from the exons ATGGGAATTCTGCAGCTTCCTGAACAGTCTTTGAACCCAAAACCCATCTCTAAAAGAGAATTCGATGACAACGGAGATGCAAGTGTTGTTGCATATAATGAATGGCTG ACAATGCATCAATCTGCGCTATACACTTTTGAACAAATGATGAAAATTgctaagaaaaaacaaatagttGTATTTTTGGATTATGATGGAACTCTCTCACCAATTGTCAATGATCCTGAAAAAGCTTTCATAACCGACAAG ATGCGATCAACAATACATGAAGTTGCTAAATGTTTCCCTACTGCAATTGTTACTGGAAGGGCTAGGGATAAG GCAGTTGAATTTGTAAAACTAAAGGATCTCTGCTATGCTGGAAGTCATGGGATGCATATATCAATCCCATCAGGATTCTTAAAAAGCGCAAAGCCTGAGGATCAAACTCATATTGCCGATGAACAG GGTTTTATCAACTTCTACGCTGCAAAGAAATTCTCATATAAGCTAAAGAAG ATAAAGGAGAAACTACTAGAAAAGACCAAAGGCATAAGAGGTGCCATAGTTGAGGACAATAAGTTCTGCATCTCTGTACACTTCCGATGTGTAGATGACGAG TTAGTTGACAATGTTAAGAAGATTGTAGACTCTGTCATCGAATCTTATCCAGAATTTCGCGCGGGAGAGGGTAAAATG GTTATGGAAGTACGCCCAAATATTGAGTGGAACAAAGGTCATGCTTTGGGCTATTTACTAAACACTTTCGGGTTTGATGCCCACAATGATGATGTCCTCCCATTATATATAGGAGATGACTTAACGGACGAGGATGCCTTCAAG TTTATAAAGAAACTTGGAAGGGGCTTTTCTATCGTTGTCTCGTCCATGCCAAAAAAGACGGATGCTTCATTCTCCTTACGTGATACAATAGAGGTCATGGATTTCTTGACAAAGCTTACCGGGTGGAGAAAAAGCTCTTCTTCGGATTAA